From a region of the Desmodus rotundus isolate HL8 chromosome 7, HLdesRot8A.1, whole genome shotgun sequence genome:
- the PALS1 gene encoding protein PALS1 isoform X3, translating to MSKASPPFPLTSNAQDLAQEVQTVLKPVHQKEGQELTALLSAPHVQALLLAHDKVAEQEMQLEPITDERVYESIGQYGGETVKIVRIEKARDIPLGATVRNEMDSVIISRIVKGGAAEKSGLLHEGDEVLEINGIEIRGKDVNEVFDLLSDMHGTLTFVLIPSQQIKPPPAKETVIHVKAHFDYDPSDDPYVPCRELGLSFQKGDILHVISQEDPNWWQAYREGDEDNQPLAGLVPGKSFQQQREAMKQTIEEDKEPEKSGKLWCAKKNKKKRKKVLYNANKNDDYDNEEILTYEEMSLYHQPANRKRPIILIGPQNCGQNELRQRLMNKEKDRFASAVPHTTRSRRDHEVAGRDYHFVSRQAFEADIAAGKFIEHGEFEKNLYGTSIDSVRQVINSGKICLLSLRTQSLKTLRNSDLKPYIIFIAPPSQERLRALLAKEGKNPKPEELREIIEKTREMEQNNGHYFDTAIVNSDLDKAYQELLRLINKLDTEPQWVPSTWLR from the exons GTGCAAACTGTTTTGAAGCCAGTCCACCAGAAGGAAGGCCAAGAATTAACTGCTTTGCTGAGTGCCCCACACGTTCAG GCACTTCTACTGGCCCATGACAAGGTCGCTGAGCAGGAAATGCAACTGGAGCCCATTACAGATGAGAGAGTTTATGAAAGCATTGGCCAGTATGGAGGAGAAACTGTAAAAATAGTTCGTATAGAAAAGGCTCGAGATATTCCATTG ggTGCTACGGTCCGTAATGAAATGGACTCTGTCATCATCAGTCGGATAGTGAAAGGAGGTGCTGCCGAGAAGAGTGGTCTTTTGCATGAAGGAGATGAAGTTCTGGAGATTAATGGCATTGAAATTCGGGGCAAAGATGTCAATGAGGTTTTTGACTTGTTG TCTGATATGCATGGTACTTTGACATTCGTTCTGATTCCCAGTCAACAGATCAAGCCTCCTCCTGCTAAGGAAACTGTA ATCCATGTAAAAGCTCATTTTGACTATGACCCTTCAGATGACCCTTATGTTCCATGCCGAGAGTTAGGTCTGTCATTTCAAAAAGGCGATATACTTCATGTGATCAGTCAAGAAGATCCAAATTGGTGGCAAGCCTACAGGGAAGGAGATGAGGATAATCAGCCTCTAGCTGGGCTTGTTCCAG ggAAAAGCTTTCAGCAGCAAAGGGAAGCCATGAAGCAAACCATAGAAGAAGATAAGGAGCCAGAAAAATCAG GAAAGCTGTGGTGtgcaaagaagaataaaaagaagaggaaaaaggttTTATATAATGCCAATAAAAATGACG actatgaCAATGAAGAAATCTTAACTTATGAGGAAATGTCACTTTATCATCAGCCAGCAAATAGGAAAAGACCTATCATTTTGATTGGTCCACAGAACTGTGGCCAGAATGAATTGCGTCAGAGGCTCATGAACAAAGAGAAAGACCGCTTTGCATCAGCAGTTCCTC ATACAACTCGCAGCAGGCGAGACCACGAAGTAGCTGGTAGAGATTACCACTTTGTTTCTCGGCAAGCATTCGAGGCAGACATAGCAGCTGGAAAGTTCATTGAGCATGGCGAATTTGAGAAAAATTTGTACGGAACCAGCATAGATTCTGTACGTCAAGTGATCAACTCTGGGAAAATATGTCTTCTAAGTCTACGTACACAG tCATTGAAGACTCTCCGGAATTCAGACTTGAaaccatatattatttttattgcaccCCCTTCACAAGAAAGGCTTCGGGCATTATTGGCGAAAGAGGGCAAGAATCCAAAG CCAGAAGAGCTGAGAGAAATCATTGAGAAAACTAGAGAGATGGAGCAGAACAATGGTCACTACTTTGACACGGCAATTGTGAATTCAGACCTCGATAAAGCCTATCAGGAATTGCTTAGGTTAATTAACAAACTGGATACTGAACCTCAGTGGGTGCCATCCACTTGGCTGAGGTGA